A region of the Desulfobacterales bacterium genome:
AATGAAAAAACTTAAAAATCTTAAAGAACGGGATTATAAAGTTCTTTGTGAACTAAAAGAAAGATTGGCTGGAAAAGTCACACTACTTGATATCAGGGTATTTGGTTCCAGAGCGCGGGGAGACGCCGAAGAATTTTCAGATCTGGATGTCTTTATCGAGATCCAAACGCTTGATAGAGAAATCAAAGAGATGATAAAAACGATAACCTGGGAAGTGTCTCTTGAAAATTCAATGTTTATATCAACATTAATATTTTCAAAAGACGAATTGACAAATTCGCCTCTAAAATATTCTCCTGTTGTGAAAAACATCATGGAAGAGGGGGTAAGGATATGACCGGAAGG
Encoded here:
- a CDS encoding nucleotidyltransferase domain-containing protein, with translation MKKLKNLKERDYKVLCELKERLAGKVTLLDIRVFGSRARGDAEEFSDLDVFIEIQTLDREIKEMIKTITWEVSLENSMFISTLIFSKDELTNSPLKYSPVVKNIMEEGVRI